The following nucleotide sequence is from Ensifer adhaerens.
AAACTGTCGATGCCCAAAGCCGGATCGATGCCAATCTGAAGGCCTCGCTGCTGCGCGCCGTACTCGAACGCCAACGCTCGACGCCGCTGGTGCTGGCCGACGATGTCGAGGTGATGGCAGCCCTTTCGACCCGCGGCACAGAGGCGCTGCAACGGCTGAACGAGAAGCTGCAGGCGCTGGCGACCAACACGGACGCCGCTGTCATCTACGTGATCGGCCCCGATGGCGTCGCCGTCGCTGCCAGCAACTGGCGCGAGCCGACGAGTTTCGTTGGCAACGACTATGCCTTCCGCGAATATTTCCGCATGGCGATGCGCGACGGCAAGGCCGAGCATTTCGCCATGGGCAACGTCAGCAAGCGGCCGGGCCTCTACATTTCGCGTCGGGTCCAGGGTCCTGACGGCCCGATCGGCGTCGTCGTCGCCAAGCTCGAATTCGACGATGTGGAAGCCGAATGGCTCGCCTCCGGCAAGCCGGTCTACGTCACCGACCGGCGCGGCATCGTGCTGATCACCAGCTTCCCCTCCTGGCGCTTCATGACGACCAGAACAATTCCACGCGACCGCGTCGCCGCCATCCGCGACAGCCTGCAATTTGGCGATGCCTCGCTGCTGCCGCTGCCCTTCCGCGACATCGAGCCGACCAGCGATGGCTCCAGCGAGTTGCGCGCACTGTTGCCGGGCGAAAGCGAACGTCGGTTCCTCCGGGTCGAAACCATGGTTCCGACCACCAGCTGGCGGCTGGAGCAGCTAGCACCGCTCGATGGCGCGATCTCGGCGGCAACCCGCGAGGCCCGGCTGATTGCCCTGGCCCTCCTCGCACCGCTGCTCGCTTTTACCGCGGTCCTCCTGCGCCGCCGCCAGACGCTGGCACTGGTGTCTGCGCGCGATCGCGCCGCGCGCGACGAGCTGGAGACCCGCGTGGCGGAGCGCACACATGACCTCAGCCTTGCCCGCGATCATCTCGAAACGGAGATCGCCGACCACCGGCGTACTGGCGAGAAGCTGCAGGCGGTGCAGCAGGAACTGGTTCAGGCGAACCGGCTGGCGATCCTTGGCCAGGTGGCGGCCGGCGTCGCCCACGAGATCAACCAGCCGGTCGCGACCATCCGCGCCTATGCCGACAACGCCCGCACCTTCCTCGAACGCGGCCAGCAGCAGACCGCGGTCGAGAACCTTGTCAGCATCGCCGAACTGACCGATCGGGTCGGCACCATCACCGACGAACTCAGAAGCTTCGCTCGCAAGGGCCGCTTCGTCGCCGAGCCGACGCCCATGCGCGACGTGATCGAGGGGGCGATGATGTTGCTGCGCAGCCGCTTTGCCGGCCGCATGGATGCGATCGTCATCGACCTGCCGGAAAATGGCCTCAGCGTCCTCGGCAGCCGCATCCGGCTCGAGCAGGTGCTGATCAACCTTTTGCAAAATGCCCTGGAAGCGCTCGGCACGCGCAGCGGCGCCGAGATCCGCGTGCGCTGCGAGGACGGTCCCTCCGGGACGGTTTTGCTCGTCGTTGCCGATAACGGCCCAGGCATTCCCCTGCACATCCACGAGGATCTGTTCACGCCGTTCAACACCTCGAAGGATGAAGGGCTCGGCCTCGGCCTTGCCATCTCCAAGGAGATCGTCGCCGACTATGGCGGCGATATCACCGTCGAAACCAGCGACAGGGGCACCGTCTTCACGGTTCGCCTGAAGAGGGCCTGAGCGATGCAGCCGACCGTCTATCTCGTCGACGACGACAACCATCTGCGCAAGGCGATGACGCAGACGCTGGAACTCGCCGGCCTCGCCGTTACCCCTTTTGCCAGCGCTGCCGAAGCGTTGAAGACGCTGGATGCGAATTTCGACGGCGTCGTCGTCAGCGATATCCGCATGCCGGGCATCGACGGCCTCGCCTTCTTCCGCCGCATCGAAGCTTTCGACGCGGATCTGCCGGTGATCCTGGTGACCGGCCATGGCGATATCCCGATGGCAGTGCAGGCGCTGCAGGATGGCGTCTACGACTTCATCCCCAAACCCTTTGCCGCCGACCGGCTGGTGCAGAGCGTGCATCGCGCGCTGGAAAAACGCCGGCTCGTGATGGAAAACCGCGCGCTGAAACGGGCCGCCGAGACGGCCGGCGACAACCTGCCGCTGATCGGCCAGACGCCGGTCATGGAACGTTTGCGCCAGACGATCCGGCACATTGCCGATACCGATGTCGACGTGCTCGTCGCCGGCGAGACGGGCAGCGGCAAGGAGGTGGTGGCGACGCTGCTCCACAATTGGAGCCGACGCCGCAACGGCAACTTCGTGGCGCTGAATTGCGGGGCGCTGCCCGAAACGGTGATCGAAAGCGAACTCTTCGGCCACGAACAGGGCGCCTTCACCGGCGCCTTGAAGAAGCGCATCGGCCGGATCGAGCATGCGAGCGGCGGCACGCTGTTCCTCGACGAGATCGAGGCGATGCCACCGGCGACTCAGGTGAAGATGCTGCGCGTTCTGGAAGCGCGCGAAATCACGCCGCTTGGCACCAACCAGGTTCGTCCGGTCGATATCCGCGTCATCGCGGCTGCCAAAATCGATCTTGGCGACCCGGCGCAGCGCGGCGATTTCCGGGAAGACCTCTACTTTAGATTGAATGTCGTAACGCTGTCGATCCCGCCGCTGCGCGAACGCCGAGACGATATCCCGCTGCTCTTCTCGCACTTCCTGACCCGGGCGGCCGAGCGCTTCAAGCGCGACGCGCCTGTGGTCACATCGGCCGTGCAGAGACATCTGATGACGCATGCCTGGCCGGGCAATGTGCGCGAGCTCTCGCACTTTGCAGAACGCGTGGCGCTTGGTGTCGAAGGTCCGCTGGGACAGCCGATTGCGCCCGCCGAACAGTCTGGATTTGCGCTCCCGGAACGGCTCGAACGCTACGAGGCGGAGATCCTGAAAGAGGTGTTGCGGGCTCAGCGCGGCGACGTCAAGGCGACGATCGAGGCGCTCGGCATTCCGCGCAAGACCTTCTACGATAAGCTCCAGCGCCACGGCATCAACCGTGCCGATTACGCCGAGCGGGCCGCACCGGAAAAGGCCGGCCGCTAGCGTCAAATCCGAATCCGCAAACACATGCAATAGGTGCATCTTTGTCGGCAGGCGAATTCACGCTTGACGACCCGGGCCGATCGATGGCTATGATCTAGGCATTCACCAGGGGGGTCCCGCAAGGGGCTGAGATTCTGCTGGATGGCCGGATTGCCGGCTGTGGCGCAGTGACCCGTTGAACCTGATCCAGTTCATACTGGCGTAGGGACGGTGCAGATATCGAAGCCAGGATTCCGTGCGTCCAGCATCTGGCGGAGCGTCTTTCATCCTTCCGGCATCAGAACTGGGTCTCCAATTGCAAACTTGGAGCCTTGTCATGAATATTGCCACCAAACCCGCAGCCCTCACGGTCACGCAAGGACCGCTTCCCGCCTCCCGCAAGATCCACAAGCCGGGCGTGCTTCATCCGGATATCCGCGTGCCGATGCGCGAGATTGCGCTCCACCCGACGTCGGGCGAGCAACCGGTTACGGTCTATGATTCCTCCGGCGCCTACACCGCCGACGACGCCGAGATCCGCATCGAGGACGGCCTGCCGCGGCTGCGCCGCAACTGGATCGTCGACCGCGGCGATGTCGAAACCTATGAGGGACGCGTGGTCCGCCCCGAGGACAACGGCTT
It contains:
- a CDS encoding sensor histidine kinase, with amino-acid sequence MHNWAMFNALSAPLNLADLDQSMRRTWLVFAGLAVALLVAALLLAGEYGRSQALETVDAQSRIDANLKASLLRAVLERQRSTPLVLADDVEVMAALSTRGTEALQRLNEKLQALATNTDAAVIYVIGPDGVAVAASNWREPTSFVGNDYAFREYFRMAMRDGKAEHFAMGNVSKRPGLYISRRVQGPDGPIGVVVAKLEFDDVEAEWLASGKPVYVTDRRGIVLITSFPSWRFMTTRTIPRDRVAAIRDSLQFGDASLLPLPFRDIEPTSDGSSELRALLPGESERRFLRVETMVPTTSWRLEQLAPLDGAISAATREARLIALALLAPLLAFTAVLLRRRQTLALVSARDRAARDELETRVAERTHDLSLARDHLETEIADHRRTGEKLQAVQQELVQANRLAILGQVAAGVAHEINQPVATIRAYADNARTFLERGQQQTAVENLVSIAELTDRVGTITDELRSFARKGRFVAEPTPMRDVIEGAMMLLRSRFAGRMDAIVIDLPENGLSVLGSRIRLEQVLINLLQNALEALGTRSGAEIRVRCEDGPSGTVLLVVADNGPGIPLHIHEDLFTPFNTSKDEGLGLGLAISKEIVADYGGDITVETSDRGTVFTVRLKRA
- a CDS encoding sigma-54-dependent transcriptional regulator; translated protein: MQPTVYLVDDDNHLRKAMTQTLELAGLAVTPFASAAEALKTLDANFDGVVVSDIRMPGIDGLAFFRRIEAFDADLPVILVTGHGDIPMAVQALQDGVYDFIPKPFAADRLVQSVHRALEKRRLVMENRALKRAAETAGDNLPLIGQTPVMERLRQTIRHIADTDVDVLVAGETGSGKEVVATLLHNWSRRRNGNFVALNCGALPETVIESELFGHEQGAFTGALKKRIGRIEHASGGTLFLDEIEAMPPATQVKMLRVLEAREITPLGTNQVRPVDIRVIAAAKIDLGDPAQRGDFREDLYFRLNVVTLSIPPLRERRDDIPLLFSHFLTRAAERFKRDAPVVTSAVQRHLMTHAWPGNVRELSHFAERVALGVEGPLGQPIAPAEQSGFALPERLERYEAEILKEVLRAQRGDVKATIEALGIPRKTFYDKLQRHGINRADYAERAAPEKAGR